The following is a genomic window from Chryseobacterium sp. StRB126.
ATATTGCTCCAGATAATAGCTGAAAGTAAAATCTTCCACTTCTTCCTCTGCATCTTCCAATGTGGTTAAAAGGTCTTCAAAGATTTCAAGCTGATCTACCGTCATGTTCACGAATTCAATGTGAAGCGGCATTTCAAGGTCACCGGTAATGGTATCGAAAAGCGCATCGAGGTTATCTCCGAAATGTTCAGGAAGCTGAACTTTTTCTTTTAATTGGGCATAGAAATCCTCATAATCGCCTATGTCTGTAAAATCTATATATACTGTCTTCATATTGAACTAAATTTCCAATTTTTACTGATTAAAAAAGTTTTGCATTTTTTGCAGAAATCCGTTTCCTCATTGGTAGGATTTTTACCTTCTGCATTTCTCATGAAGCACATTTTTTCCGGGCAATGTGGCAGCCCCTGCGTATGGCCAAGCTCATGAATAGCAATTTTATAAAACTGCTCATCCGAATTTTCTCTGCTCAGCCTAAAGCTTGAAGCTACACAAGCTTTACCTGGCCTATATCCTAAGCCCATGATTCCAAAATCCTTTATCTTCCCTTTGGTCGCACTGATATCCTTTGACGTAAGTCCAATGGTAACAAAACCTTCTTGTGTCCTATTGTTTAAAAACTTAATCGTCGAATCGGCTCTGTAGCGGTTTCTTTCCTTATAATAAGCATTTTCCGGAAAGTCCATCGCTTCAAGCACCTTAACATTAGGATATACTTTTTTAATTCCCGCAGCTACCATTTCCACTTTTTCAGGTTTTATGTCACTGAATGGCTGGATCAGGATGGTTACTGCACTTTTTTGTTCCGGCTCTTTCACTGTCATTTTCTTTTCTGAGCATGAGAGTATCAGAAATAAACCTGGTAAGTAAACAAAACTTTTATTTTTCAAAATTACTACTTATCCTTATTTAAATGCAAATTATACTCTTCTACTTTTTATACTTCGGGTTTTGTCATTGCGAGGAACGAAGTGACGAAGCAATCTCAAAAAACATCCATAATACCCTGAATAGTGTTTGGTAGGTCGTCCCATTCAGGATTTATACTATTAATTAAGTTAAGCTTCTTCTGTCTTGATCCTGCTTTTATTTGTTTTTCTCTGGCAATGGCATCTCCTATTTCCAGAAAACCTTCCCAATACACAAGTATATACAATTTATATCTTGATGTAAAACTTTGAGAATAATAGGCTTCTTTATGTTGTTGAACACGTTTAGGCAGATTTGAGGTAACTCCGGTATAAAGAGTTGTATGATTTTTATTGGTCATTATGTAAATAAAACCTGCTTTCATCAATCTATAGGGGTTATTGTACTGAAGAGATTGCTTCGTCACCATGCTCCTCGCAATGACAGTCATTGCTTTTCAAAACTCTTATAATGGTTTTTGGTAAGATAAACATCTCCATTTTTAGTATAAATGATCCGGTCTGCATTTCTTCCACCGCATTGGTAATTGACATCTGCTTCAAAATATTGATTTCCATCCGGAAGTCTTCCTTCCCTGTTTCCAAATTTGTCACCACCAATAGCTTTTCCAGGAAGTATATCGCAAAGATTTCCCTTGGAAGGATTCCACCCTTGGCTTCTTGCTTCTTTTTTGGTGATGTAGTAATATGGAAGCTTATGGTTTTGTTTTACATAGCTGATCACTGTTTTTTCTTCAGTCAGTTTTTCAATAGAAACCTGTGTTGATGAATTTCCGATATTATGCTGATCTTCTATGGAAGCACTTCCATAACTTACATTCTCGGTTTCAGCTGAGGATGAATGGTCTTTATCTTTAATGAAATTATTATAGATGTACATCACAGACATTCCGAAAAGAAGGCCAAGACACATAAAAAACACAGCTCTTATTTTACTGTTCATAGTAATGATTATTTAATGTAGCCATATATCAGTCTAGCAATATAACAATGATGAATAACCTGCTATACTGCTAAATGAACACATTATTATACTTATTATTCTCTCCAGTCTTCAGGAATGTCGCAAACAGGGATAGGATTTATCTTATGTTTTGCTGCCTTATGCATTCTGTCAAAGATCTGGAATACTTCCTTATCTCTTCCTTCATAGTCATCAACTGCTTTAGTTCCGTATTCTTTCTGGATTTTTTCCAGTTCCGGATAGGTTGCACCAATCTGCTGTTCATCGGTACGGTCCACATCCCAAAGTCCGTCTGTAGGAATTGCTTCCTGGATGCTTTTGATAAGATTTAGTCCTTTGGCAAGCTCATATACTTCAGTTTTATAGAGGTCTGCAATGGGTGAAACATCTACCCCTCCATCTCCATATTTTGTATAGAACCCGATTCCAAAATCTTCTACTTTATTTCCGGTTCCACAAACCAAAAGCCCGTTCAGTTGCCCATAATAATAAAGTGTAAGCATTCTAAGACGTGCTCTAGTGTTGGCAAAGGTTAAATTCTCATTAGGATATACCTCACCTTTTACATGAAAGGTTCTATAGATCTCTTCAAATGCCGGCGTCAGATCTACAGATATTATTTCTACATTTGGAAATCTGGATTTAAGATCATTCATATGGTCCTTCGCACGGTCTATCTGGTCAGCTTTCTGGCGAATCGGCATTCCTATCAATAATGTTTTCAAACCGGTCATAGCTGCCAGTGTTGAAACCACTCCGGAATCCACTCCTCCTGAAACTCCAATTACATATCCGTTTACTCCTGCATTTACTGCATAATCCTTTAACCACTTTACGATATGATCTATCACTTTTTGTGTCTGCATCTTTTATATTTTTTTTAGTCTATTCCAAATTCTCTGGGATATTTCACCATCCCTTTTCTATTTTTTAATCCGTCTTTTACCAGCTCAACGGCCATGCCGTTTACTTCCGGAATCTCAAACGGAAATAAGATCCCAAAATTACTTGTTTTTTCGTAACCAAACCTAGGATAATAATCTTCATGTCCAATTAGGATCACCGAATGGTATCCTAATTTTTGAGCAATACGATGACCTTCGCGAATTAATTGGCCTCCAATTCCCTGATTTTGAAACTCAGGTTTTACTGAAACAGGAGCCAGTGCCAGGGATTCGAATGTTTCTGAACCATTTTCAATGGTCAGTTTTGTAAACAAAATATGTCCGGTAATAATACTATTTTCATCTTCTGCAACTAATGAAAGTTCAGGAATAAATGCCTCAGATTTTCTTAATTTTTCAACAAGGAAATGTTCCTGGTGGTCACTATATTCCATATCCCTGAAGGCTTCTTCTATAAGTATAAAAACCTTCTCATAATCTTTTTCCTCTTCCTCTCTTATGGTGATCATTAAATATATTTTTCACGTTTTAGTTCATACCAAGAACACTTAACGCCTGAATCTTCAAATTGTCCTGTATTTTCAAAGCCCAATTTGGCTAAGATATAATTGGAACCTGCATTTGCTGAATCAGCATAAGCGTATATAATATTTGCTTTCAATTCTTTAAAACCATAATCCAGAGTAGCATTTGCTGCTTCCCACGCATATCCTTTCCCCCAAA
Proteins encoded in this region:
- a CDS encoding GNAT family N-acetyltransferase — translated: MITIREEEEKDYEKVFILIEEAFRDMEYSDHQEHFLVEKLRKSEAFIPELSLVAEDENSIITGHILFTKLTIENGSETFESLALAPVSVKPEFQNQGIGGQLIREGHRIAQKLGYHSVILIGHEDYYPRFGYEKTSNFGILFPFEIPEVNGMAVELVKDGLKNRKGMVKYPREFGID
- a CDS encoding ribonuclease domain-containing protein; this translates as MNSKIRAVFFMCLGLLFGMSVMYIYNNFIKDKDHSSSAETENVSYGSASIEDQHNIGNSSTQVSIEKLTEEKTVISYVKQNHKLPYYYITKKEARSQGWNPSKGNLCDILPGKAIGGDKFGNREGRLPDGNQYFEADVNYQCGGRNADRIIYTKNGDVYLTKNHYKSFEKQ
- the nadE gene encoding NAD(+) synthase — protein: MQTQKVIDHIVKWLKDYAVNAGVNGYVIGVSGGVDSGVVSTLAAMTGLKTLLIGMPIRQKADQIDRAKDHMNDLKSRFPNVEIISVDLTPAFEEIYRTFHVKGEVYPNENLTFANTRARLRMLTLYYYGQLNGLLVCGTGNKVEDFGIGFYTKYGDGGVDVSPIADLYKTEVYELAKGLNLIKSIQEAIPTDGLWDVDRTDEQQIGATYPELEKIQKEYGTKAVDDYEGRDKEVFQIFDRMHKAAKHKINPIPVCDIPEDWRE
- a CDS encoding GIY-YIG nuclease family protein, with translation MTVIARSMVTKQSLQYNNPYRLMKAGFIYIMTNKNHTTLYTGVTSNLPKRVQQHKEAYYSQSFTSRYKLYILVYWEGFLEIGDAIAREKQIKAGSRQKKLNLINSINPEWDDLPNTIQGIMDVF
- a CDS encoding barstar family protein, with protein sequence MKTVYIDFTDIGDYEDFYAQLKEKVQLPEHFGDNLDALFDTITGDLEMPLHIEFVNMTVDQLEIFEDLLTTLEDAEEEVEDFTFSYYLEQYEDDEDEEETED